GACGGCGCCAACTTCAAAGGTCGCACGCGCAGCAACGAGACGCACGAGTCCAAGACCGATCCCGATGCCAAGCTGTACCGCAAGGGCAAAACTGCGAGTGAACTTCGCTATATGGGTCATACCCTGAGCGACAACCGTCACGGCCTGGTGGTGAGCGCCATGGTGACCAATGCGGACGGACATGCTGAGCGCGAGGCCGCGAAGGTGATGCTCAACGATGCCCGACAGGTGACGGACGACCCGAACACCGAAATCACGGTGGGTGCAGACAAGGGCTACGACGCGCAAGAGTTCATTCAAGCCTGCCTGGAACTGAAGGTGACGCCCCACGTGGCACAGAACACCTCGGGGCGCCGCTCGGCCGTTCCTGATGCCATTGCTTGCAGCGCCGGGTATGCCGTTTCGCAGCAAAAGCGCAAGCTGATCGAACAAGGCTTCGGATGGGTCAAGACTGTCGGGCGCATGCGCCAGGTGATGGTGCGTGGACTGAAGCGAGTCGACCAGATGTTCGTGCTGAGCATGGCCGCCTACAACCTCGTGCGCATGCGCTCACTGGGACAAATCCGTCCGCAGTTGCAGTAATCGCGGTAATGAGGCCGGAATCGGGCGCCAAACCGCCGAAAAAATCGATGTAGGGACGTCCCGCTTCCAGATTGTGAAAAATCGCAAGCCTACTGCCTTGCAGGGGGAAGCCTCGCCTCTTGTACGGGGAGTACTTCAGCAACCTGCTAATCAGGAGACAACATGAACGCACCTGCCGTCGCACAACAGCCGCCCGTCCCGGTCACCATCCTTACCGGCTTCCTCGGCTCGGGCAAGACGACGCTGCTCAACCACATCCTGACGCAGAAGCACGGCCACCGCATCGCCGTGATCGAGAACGAGTTCGGCGAGGTCGACGTCGACTCCGACCTGGTGATGACCTCGGACGAAGAGATCTACCAGATGACCAACGGCTGCATCTGCTGCGTGGTCGACGTGCGCACGGACCTGGTGCGCATCCTGCAGAAGCTGCTGGAACGGCCCGAGCGCTTCGACCATATCCTGGTCGAGACCAGCGGCCTGGCCGACCCGACCCCGGTCGCAGCGACCTTCTTCATGGATAACGAAGTCGCCCGGCAAGTCACGCTCGACGGCATCCTGACACTGGTCGATGCGGTGCATATCGAGAGCCATCTCGACGACCCCCAACTGACCGGCTTCGACAACCAGGCGGTCGACCAGATCGTCGCCGCCGACCGCGTGATCCTGAACAAGACCGACCTGGTCGACGCCGCGCAGCTCGACCGGCTGGAAGCGCGCATCCACCGCCTGAACGAGGGCGCGCAGATCCTGCGCTCCAACTTCGCGCAGGTGGACCTCGGCAAGATCCTGGGCATCGGCGGGTTCACGCCGGGGACGATCCAGGCGCAGGATGGCCACGATGCGCACGAGCACGCCGGCCATGCGCACGATCTGCACGACGCGCATCACGACCACGTGTGCGACGAGCATTGCGACCACGCGCACGATGACGATACGCACGGACACCGCCACGATCCGTCGGTCACATCGGTCTCACTGGTGTTCGACCAGCCGTTCGACCGCCAGCGCCTCGAGCATGGCCTGAAGGCGCTGCTGGCCGCGCAGGGCGACGATGTGTTCCGCATGAAGGGCATCGTCGCGGTGGAGGGCGATGAC
This Cupriavidus nantongensis DNA region includes the following protein-coding sequences:
- a CDS encoding IS5 family transposase, which codes for MRGADTFTESLFTMRRLDDFVPKSHPLRSIRAMANQALVKMDRLFAQMYEDDIKGGQPSIAPEKLLRAMLLQVLYSVRSERQLMEQTQYNLLFRWFIGLSMDDTVWVPTVFTKNRERLIKHDAVIQFFNEVLAIAQKKNWLSGEHFSVDGTLIQAWAGHKSFVRKDGGDDKDDNDGANFKGRTRSNETHESKTDPDAKLYRKGKTASELRYMGHTLSDNRHGLVVSAMVTNADGHAEREAAKVMLNDARQVTDDPNTEITVGADKGYDAQEFIQACLELKVTPHVAQNTSGRRSAVPDAIACSAGYAVSQQKRKLIEQGFGWVKTVGRMRQVMVRGLKRVDQMFVLSMAAYNLVRMRSLGQIRPQLQ
- a CDS encoding CobW family GTP-binding protein; translated protein: MNAPAVAQQPPVPVTILTGFLGSGKTTLLNHILTQKHGHRIAVIENEFGEVDVDSDLVMTSDEEIYQMTNGCICCVVDVRTDLVRILQKLLERPERFDHILVETSGLADPTPVAATFFMDNEVARQVTLDGILTLVDAVHIESHLDDPQLTGFDNQAVDQIVAADRVILNKTDLVDAAQLDRLEARIHRLNEGAQILRSNFAQVDLGKILGIGGFTPGTIQAQDGHDAHEHAGHAHDLHDAHHDHVCDEHCDHAHDDDTHGHRHDPSVTSVSLVFDQPFDRQRLEHGLKALLAAQGDDVFRMKGIVAVEGDDRRYVLQAVHRLMDFHPADAWGTEPAQSKFVFIGRHLDKLRLQTLLKVCLPVAQAA